The Methylocella silvestris BL2 DNA segment CGACATACGAGTGGTCTTTACCGACATCGAAATGCCGGGCTCCATGGATGGCGTGAAGCTCGCGCGCGCCATTCGAGGCCGTTGGCCTCCGATCGATCTGATCCTCACCTCGGGACGGCGCCTGGTGTCGCCCGAGGACATTCCTGTTCGAGGCCGGTTTCTTGCCAAACCGTATCGGCCGGCGGACGTCGTGGAAGCCTT contains these protein-coding regions:
- a CDS encoding response regulator, giving the protein MMSPYKYFQSGTVVLIVEDEPLILMNAVCIIEDAGFTALVAGNADEAILILEQRTDIRVVFTDIEMPGSMDGVKLARAIRGRWPPIDLILTSGRRLVSPEDIPVRGRFLAKPYRPADVVEALQQMAA